Proteins co-encoded in one Actinomadura luteofluorescens genomic window:
- a CDS encoding MFS transporter codes for MNSPHRAIAVVFALHGAVAGTLATRIPWIQDRLDLSPAMLGAALLCPSIGAFIGMPTASRIAHRIGERRATRLLIAAWCAAGALPALAPAPAFLFAAMLLFGATAGMSDVVMNAHAVSVERHLGKPVMSGLHGLWCVGSLIAGGTGILAAHAGIDARLHLGLVAAVLLAVGAPAGRGLLHARPSPGAPAPRRFALPTRAVLAIGVVGFCATFAEGASADWTAVYLTEVADAGPGLAAAAYTVFMSCMAGTRLLGDRLVRRLGPARVVRCGGVVAVLGGALVVASRAPWPAIAGFALLGVGVATVVPLVFAAAGAAGATPGEGVAGVATITYLSGLTAPAITGWTAGALSYPAAFALITCVVAVMTVTAGALNTHGGATAAPAAEPAGRAERAVS; via the coding sequence ATGAACTCCCCCCACCGCGCCATCGCGGTCGTGTTCGCTCTGCACGGCGCCGTCGCCGGCACCCTCGCCACCCGCATCCCCTGGATCCAGGACCGGCTCGACCTGTCGCCCGCCATGCTCGGCGCGGCGCTGCTCTGCCCGTCCATCGGCGCGTTCATCGGCATGCCGACCGCGAGCCGCATCGCGCACCGGATCGGCGAGCGCCGGGCCACCCGCCTGCTGATCGCGGCCTGGTGCGCCGCCGGGGCGCTGCCCGCGCTGGCCCCCGCCCCCGCCTTCCTGTTCGCGGCGATGCTGCTGTTCGGGGCCACCGCGGGCATGTCCGACGTGGTGATGAACGCGCACGCGGTGTCGGTGGAGCGGCACCTGGGGAAGCCCGTCATGTCCGGGTTGCACGGCCTGTGGTGCGTCGGCAGTCTCATCGCGGGCGGCACCGGCATCCTGGCCGCGCACGCGGGGATCGACGCCCGGCTGCACCTCGGCCTGGTCGCCGCCGTACTGCTGGCGGTGGGCGCGCCGGCCGGGCGCGGGCTGCTGCACGCGCGCCCGTCCCCCGGCGCCCCGGCGCCGCGCCGCTTCGCACTGCCGACCCGGGCCGTTCTGGCCATCGGCGTCGTCGGGTTCTGCGCCACGTTCGCCGAGGGCGCCAGCGCCGACTGGACGGCCGTCTACCTGACCGAGGTCGCGGACGCGGGCCCCGGCCTGGCGGCCGCCGCCTACACGGTCTTCATGTCCTGCATGGCCGGGACGCGGCTGCTCGGCGACCGGCTGGTGCGGCGGCTCGGCCCGGCCCGGGTGGTCCGGTGCGGGGGCGTGGTGGCGGTCCTCGGCGGCGCGCTGGTCGTGGCGTCCCGCGCGCCCTGGCCCGCCATCGCCGGGTTCGCGCTGCTCGGCGTCGGCGTGGCGACGGTCGTGCCGCTGGTGTTCGCGGCGGCGGGCGCCGCCGGCGCCACCCCGGGCGAGGGCGTGGCGGGCGTCGCGACGATCACCTACCTGTCGGGCCTGACCGCGCCCGCCATCACCGGCTGGACGGCCGGAGCGCTGTCCTACCCGGCCGCGTTCGCGCTCATCACGTGCGTGGTCGCGGTGATGACCGTGACGGCCGGGGCGCTGAACACGCACGGCGGCGCGACCGCGGCGCCGGCGGCCGAGCCCGCCGGCCGCGCCGAGCGGGCCGTGTCCTAG
- a CDS encoding ROK family transcriptional regulator, which produces MKTADPTMARAINDRLALDLLLERGPLTAPQLRTLTGLSRPTVSDLIERLRAGGLIEAAGETGADRRGPNARLYGLVADRAHVAGVDLRRDAVHVSVADIAGNPAGSASRPLPPSPDLCAVVAGAVTEAAGGRTLHTLVLGTPGLIDPRTGRATDSGVPGGRPDLGAALRDRLGAPVRVENEVNLGAIAEHREGAAEGRDDFALLWLDDGVGGALVLDGRLRRGASGGAGEVGLLKVGGTDLCALLDGAAVAGLGDEAIAGRIAEAVFVLVAVLDPGLVVLGGALGRAGGDRLAGLVAAKLALLSPAATEVRPSLVEGDAVLRGAVLTALDVVRDDVFG; this is translated from the coding sequence GTGAAGACCGCCGACCCGACGATGGCCCGCGCGATCAACGACCGGCTGGCCCTCGACCTGCTGCTGGAGCGCGGGCCGCTGACCGCGCCGCAGCTGCGGACGCTGACCGGGCTGTCGCGGCCTACGGTGTCCGACCTGATCGAGCGGCTGCGGGCCGGCGGGCTGATCGAGGCGGCGGGGGAGACCGGCGCCGACCGGCGCGGGCCGAACGCGCGCCTCTACGGCCTGGTCGCGGACCGCGCCCACGTCGCCGGGGTGGACCTGCGCCGCGACGCCGTGCACGTCAGCGTCGCCGACATCGCGGGGAACCCGGCGGGATCGGCGTCCCGGCCGCTGCCCCCGTCGCCCGACCTGTGCGCCGTCGTCGCCGGCGCGGTGACCGAGGCGGCGGGCGGACGCACCCTGCACACGCTGGTGCTCGGCACCCCTGGGCTGATCGACCCGCGCACCGGGCGTGCGACCGACAGCGGCGTCCCGGGCGGCCGCCCCGACCTCGGCGCGGCCCTGCGCGACCGGCTGGGTGCGCCGGTGCGGGTGGAGAACGAGGTCAACCTCGGCGCCATCGCCGAGCACCGGGAGGGCGCGGCGGAGGGCCGCGACGACTTCGCGCTCCTCTGGCTGGACGACGGCGTCGGCGGGGCGCTCGTCCTGGACGGCCGGCTGCGGCGCGGCGCCTCCGGCGGCGCGGGCGAGGTGGGCCTGCTGAAGGTCGGCGGGACGGACTTGTGCGCCCTCCTCGACGGGGCGGCCGTGGCGGGCCTGGGCGACGAGGCGATCGCCGGGCGCATCGCCGAGGCGGTGTTCGTGCTCGTCGCCGTTCTCGACCCCGGGCTCGTCGTGCTCGGCGGGGCGCTCGGCCGCGCGGGCGGCGACCGGCTCGCCGGCCTGGTCGCCGCGAAGCTCGCCCTGCTCAGCCCGGCCGCCACCGAGGTGCGGCCAAGCCTCGTCGAGGGTGACGCCGTGCTGCGCGGCGCGGTGCTGACCGCCCTGGACGTGGTCCGCGACGACGTCTTCGGCTAG
- a CDS encoding TetR/AcrR family transcriptional regulator has protein sequence MTGGTGEAAPGARRRMPHARRREQLLQTALAEFGRRGYHLTQMEHVASGAQVSKALLYQHFTSKEELFAEVTEAIVAELTGRLNRAVLAAHGSADGIRAMIRVLFDYATEEPDAWALVVRHLDKPEVGLELRELRDRLGTAFADLLLRRRRADPALSPAALAVNERRARLLVPLMYGSMLSMVSWWLEHPDTPRERAEQMAVEFIWLGLDRLRAGERLPKA, from the coding sequence ATGACCGGCGGCACGGGGGAGGCGGCGCCGGGCGCGCGGCGGCGCATGCCGCACGCCCGGCGGCGCGAGCAGCTGCTCCAGACGGCGCTGGCGGAGTTCGGCCGCCGCGGCTACCACCTGACCCAGATGGAGCACGTGGCGTCGGGGGCGCAGGTGTCCAAGGCGCTGCTGTACCAGCACTTCACCTCCAAGGAGGAGCTGTTCGCCGAGGTCACCGAGGCCATCGTCGCCGAGCTCACCGGCAGGCTGAACCGGGCCGTGCTCGCCGCGCACGGCTCGGCCGACGGCATCCGGGCGATGATCCGGGTGCTGTTCGACTACGCCACCGAGGAGCCCGACGCGTGGGCCCTCGTGGTCCGGCACCTCGACAAGCCCGAGGTGGGCCTGGAGCTGCGGGAGCTGCGCGACCGGCTCGGGACCGCGTTCGCCGACCTGCTGCTGCGCCGCCGCAGGGCCGACCCGGCGCTGTCGCCGGCGGCGCTCGCGGTGAACGAGCGGCGGGCGCGGCTGCTCGTCCCGCTGATGTACGGGTCGATGCTGTCGATGGTGTCGTGGTGGCTGGAGCATCCCGACACGCCGCGCGAGCGCGCCGAGCAGATGGCCGTGGAGTTCATCTGGCTCGGCCTGGACCGGCTCCGGGCGGGCGAGCGCCTGCCGAAGGCGTGA
- a CDS encoding acyl-CoA dehydrogenase family protein, which translates to MDFGLSERARDHLGRLQDFMDSHVYPAEPVYAAQRAELRAAGREHHVPQVVEDLKVEARGRGLWNLFLPDCEDPAHGLSVTDYASLAEVTGRSPALAPEAINCAAPDTGNMEVLHLFGTPEQKERWLAPLLNGEIRSAFAMTEPDVASSDATNISTSIVRDGDHYVVNGRKWWISGSADPRCKIMIVMGKTDPEGHPYRQQSMVLVPLDAPGVEVVRPLPVFGYQDQHGHCEITFTDVRVPVENLVGEEGGGFAIAQARLGPGRIHHCMRAIGMAERALELMCERAVSRVAFGGPLARQGVVRQQIAESRMAIEQARLLTLKTAWLIDKQGVQAARSEVAAIKVIAPRVALEVVDRAIQVHGGAGVSDDTPLAAMWAGLRTLRLADGPDEVHVRSVARAELGGYLGT; encoded by the coding sequence ATGGACTTCGGTTTGAGCGAGCGGGCCCGGGACCACCTCGGCCGCCTCCAGGACTTCATGGACTCCCACGTCTACCCGGCCGAGCCGGTCTACGCGGCCCAGCGGGCCGAGCTGCGCGCGGCGGGCCGCGAGCACCACGTCCCCCAGGTCGTGGAGGACCTCAAGGTGGAGGCGCGCGGACGCGGCCTGTGGAACCTGTTCCTTCCCGACTGCGAGGACCCCGCACACGGCCTCTCGGTCACCGACTACGCCTCCCTCGCCGAGGTCACGGGCCGCTCCCCCGCCCTGGCGCCGGAGGCCATCAACTGCGCGGCGCCCGACACCGGCAACATGGAGGTGCTGCACCTGTTCGGCACGCCCGAGCAGAAGGAGCGCTGGCTCGCGCCGCTGCTGAACGGCGAGATCCGCAGCGCGTTCGCGATGACCGAGCCGGACGTGGCGAGCTCGGACGCCACCAACATCTCCACCAGCATCGTGCGCGACGGCGACCACTACGTCGTCAACGGCCGCAAGTGGTGGATCAGCGGTTCCGCCGACCCGCGCTGCAAGATCATGATCGTGATGGGCAAGACGGACCCCGAGGGGCACCCCTACCGGCAGCAGTCGATGGTGCTCGTGCCGCTCGACGCCCCGGGGGTGGAGGTCGTCCGGCCGCTGCCCGTGTTCGGCTACCAGGACCAGCACGGCCACTGCGAGATCACCTTCACCGACGTCCGCGTCCCCGTGGAGAACCTGGTCGGCGAGGAGGGCGGCGGCTTCGCCATCGCGCAGGCCCGCCTCGGCCCCGGCCGTATCCACCACTGCATGCGCGCGATCGGGATGGCCGAGCGGGCGCTGGAGCTGATGTGCGAGCGCGCGGTGTCGCGGGTCGCCTTCGGCGGGCCGCTGGCCAGGCAGGGCGTGGTGCGCCAGCAGATCGCCGAGTCGCGGATGGCGATCGAGCAGGCCCGGCTGCTCACCCTCAAGACCGCCTGGCTGATCGACAAGCAGGGCGTGCAGGCGGCCCGGTCCGAGGTCGCGGCGATCAAGGTGATCGCCCCGCGGGTCGCGCTGGAGGTGGTCGACCGGGCGATCCAGGTGCACGGCGGCGCCGGCGTCAGCGACGACACCCCGCTCGCCGCGATGTGGGCCGGGCTGCGCACGCTGCGCCTCGCGGACGGCCCGGACGAGGTCCACGTGCGGAGCGTGGCCCGCGCCGAGCTCGGCGGGTACCTCGGCACATGA
- a CDS encoding SDR family oxidoreductase, which translates to MAPFDGTGKVALITGGSNGIGAAVARRLAREGARVVLADVDAEAGDALARELDGAFVRCDVREPADSEAAVAAAVDRFGGLDVAFLNAGVAGGGGVGDDFDLAAYRRAMGINLDGVVFGAHAALPALRARGGGDIVATASMAALTATPFDPVYGANKAAVVGLVRALGPTFAGEGVRVNALCPSFADTDILTPLKGHLQETGFPILEVGDVVEAFMRILDAGGAGEAWYVVPGRTPEPFRFRGVPGPR; encoded by the coding sequence ATGGCACCCTTCGACGGCACCGGCAAGGTCGCGCTGATCACGGGCGGGTCCAACGGCATCGGGGCCGCGGTGGCGCGCCGCCTGGCCCGCGAGGGCGCGCGCGTCGTGCTCGCCGACGTCGACGCGGAGGCCGGGGACGCGCTCGCGAGGGAGCTGGACGGCGCGTTCGTCCGCTGCGACGTGCGCGAACCGGCCGACAGCGAGGCCGCCGTCGCGGCCGCCGTCGACCGCTTCGGGGGCCTGGACGTGGCGTTCCTCAACGCCGGGGTGGCAGGTGGCGGGGGCGTCGGCGACGACTTCGACCTCGCCGCGTACCGGCGGGCCATGGGGATCAACCTCGACGGCGTCGTGTTCGGCGCGCACGCCGCGCTGCCCGCGCTGCGCGCCCGGGGCGGCGGCGACATCGTCGCCACCGCGAGCATGGCCGCGCTCACCGCGACGCCGTTCGACCCGGTCTACGGCGCCAACAAGGCGGCCGTGGTCGGGCTCGTCCGCGCCCTCGGCCCCACGTTCGCCGGGGAGGGCGTCCGCGTGAACGCCCTGTGCCCCTCTTTCGCCGACACCGACATCCTCACCCCCCTCAAGGGGCACCTCCAGGAGACCGGATTCCCGATCCTGGAGGTGGGGGACGTGGTCGAGGCGTTCATGCGGATCCTGGACGCCGGCGGCGCGGGCGAGGCCTGGTACGTGGTGCCCGGCCGCACGCCCGAGCCGTTCCGCTTCCGCGGCGTGCCCGGACCCCGCTGA
- a CDS encoding quinone oxidoreductase family protein translates to MRAIQITEFGGPEVLTVTELPEPAAGPGHLLIDVSRAGINYADTHQAENSYLSESTLPMVPGGEVVGTTPDGRRVVALVGTGGYAEKAVAPEALAWDVPEGIDDVTALGMIVQGASAWVLLRRSVHLEPGESVVVHAAAGGVGTIAVQLAKAWGAGRVIATASSESKRRLALDLGADVAIDAGVPDLTQALIDANGGRRVDTVLEMTGGTVTDQSLRALAPFGRLAFYGMASRTEPSPVRPATLMSHSTTISGMWLAHVFQLPGNVMRQALDELFTLAADGGIRVVAGGEYGLSEVRSAHEDLRARRTTGKLVLDPSR, encoded by the coding sequence ATGCGCGCCATACAGATCACCGAGTTCGGCGGGCCCGAGGTCCTGACCGTCACCGAGCTTCCCGAGCCGGCCGCCGGGCCGGGGCACCTGCTCATCGACGTCTCGCGGGCCGGCATCAACTACGCCGACACCCACCAGGCCGAGAACAGCTACCTCTCGGAGTCCACGCTGCCGATGGTGCCGGGCGGCGAGGTCGTGGGCACCACGCCCGACGGCCGCCGCGTCGTCGCGCTCGTCGGCACCGGCGGCTACGCGGAGAAGGCCGTCGCCCCCGAGGCTCTGGCCTGGGACGTCCCGGAAGGGATCGACGACGTCACCGCCCTCGGCATGATCGTCCAGGGCGCTTCGGCGTGGGTGCTGCTGCGCCGCAGCGTCCACCTGGAGCCCGGCGAGTCGGTCGTCGTGCACGCCGCCGCGGGCGGGGTCGGGACGATCGCCGTGCAGCTCGCCAAGGCCTGGGGCGCCGGGCGGGTCATCGCCACCGCCTCCTCCGAGAGCAAGCGGCGGCTCGCCCTCGACCTCGGGGCCGACGTCGCGATCGACGCGGGCGTGCCCGACCTCACCCAGGCGCTCATCGACGCCAACGGGGGCAGGCGCGTCGACACCGTCCTGGAGATGACCGGCGGCACGGTGACCGACCAGAGCCTGCGCGCCCTGGCCCCGTTCGGCCGCCTCGCCTTCTACGGCATGGCGTCGCGCACGGAGCCCTCGCCCGTCCGGCCCGCCACGCTCATGTCGCACTCCACCACGATCTCCGGCATGTGGCTGGCGCACGTCTTCCAGCTCCCGGGCAACGTGATGCGCCAGGCGCTGGACGAGCTGTTCACCCTCGCGGCGGACGGCGGGATCCGCGTCGTCGCCGGCGGCGAGTACGGGCTCAGCGAGGTGCGAAGCGCCCACGAGGACCTGCGCGCCCGCCGCACCACCGGCAAGCTCGTCCTCGACCCGTCGCGCTGA
- a CDS encoding response regulator: MTIRVLIADDQVMIRDGLAALLSSDPGIEVIGQAGNGREAVEMARRLDPDVVVMDIRMPEMDGLAATAELAGSPDPDADPADARPKVLVLTTFDLDEYVYEALGSGASGFLLKDASAADLVNGVRVVAAGDALLAPSITRRLIGDFARRRRHQRPSPKATAGLTPRELDVLRLMARGLSNAEVAAELVLAEQTVKTHVGHVLTKLGLRDRTQAVVYAYENGLVG, from the coding sequence GTGACGATTCGGGTGCTGATCGCCGACGACCAGGTGATGATCCGCGACGGGCTCGCGGCGCTGCTGTCCTCCGACCCGGGGATCGAGGTGATCGGGCAGGCGGGCAACGGCCGCGAGGCCGTGGAGATGGCCCGCCGGCTGGACCCGGACGTGGTCGTCATGGACATCCGGATGCCGGAGATGGACGGCCTGGCCGCCACCGCCGAGCTGGCCGGCTCCCCCGACCCGGACGCGGACCCGGCCGACGCCCGGCCCAAGGTGCTCGTCCTGACCACCTTCGACCTCGACGAGTACGTCTACGAGGCGCTCGGCTCGGGGGCCAGCGGGTTCCTGCTGAAGGACGCCTCGGCCGCGGACCTGGTGAACGGCGTGCGGGTCGTGGCGGCGGGCGACGCGCTGCTCGCCCCGTCCATCACCCGCCGGCTGATCGGCGACTTCGCGCGCCGCCGCCGGCACCAGCGGCCGAGCCCGAAGGCGACCGCGGGCCTGACGCCGCGCGAGCTGGACGTGCTGCGGCTCATGGCGCGCGGCCTGTCCAACGCCGAGGTCGCCGCCGAGCTGGTGCTGGCCGAGCAGACGGTCAAGACGCACGTCGGGCACGTGCTGACCAAGCTCGGGCTGCGCGACCGCACCCAGGCCGTCGTCTACGCCTACGAGAACGGCCTCGTCGGCTAG
- a CDS encoding sensor histidine kinase: MNDPDRPATAGRTRLAAGVRAALLPGRDEPAVTLLPAHPALRIPILLVLTVMALGFTAGAIAISVTQYRLNAQLAWPLGALQAMPLLFAARWPLAAWRFAAAGLLLTVVVRHGEGFMPWPVTAILALIVILFFVGVGAARQTTVGVGAVTIAGVLAPAVLYGMPGWFGMILAGLAAVALTFGDAVGGRHSAVEELRWREEQHQRDLARQAVLEERARIARELHDVVAHHMSVIAMQAEAAPYKIPELPDAARQTFEVVRDAAREALTETRRVVGLLRADDEGAERAPQPGLERLDDLVGAARRSGLSVASAVVGMPRPLHAGVDLSAYRIVQESLSNAARYAPGSRVHVEVRYGAEELTVSVTDDGARSTPEESHGGGHGLVGMRERVAMLDGSLEAGPREGAGWAVVAALPYGDPD, translated from the coding sequence ATGAACGATCCAGACCGCCCCGCGACCGCGGGCCGCACCCGGCTGGCCGCGGGGGTCCGCGCCGCCCTCCTGCCCGGCCGTGACGAGCCGGCCGTCACCCTGCTGCCCGCCCATCCCGCGCTGCGCATCCCGATCCTGCTCGTCCTGACGGTCATGGCCCTCGGCTTCACGGCCGGGGCCATCGCCATCTCCGTCACGCAGTACCGGCTCAACGCCCAGCTGGCCTGGCCCCTCGGCGCGCTGCAGGCGATGCCGCTGCTGTTCGCGGCCCGCTGGCCCCTGGCCGCCTGGCGGTTCGCGGCGGCCGGGCTGCTGCTGACGGTCGTCGTCCGGCACGGCGAGGGCTTCATGCCGTGGCCCGTGACGGCGATCCTCGCGCTGATCGTCATCCTGTTCTTCGTCGGCGTCGGCGCGGCCCGGCAGACCACCGTCGGCGTCGGCGCGGTGACCATCGCCGGGGTCCTGGCGCCCGCCGTGCTGTACGGGATGCCCGGCTGGTTCGGCATGATCCTGGCCGGGCTCGCGGCGGTCGCGCTGACTTTCGGCGACGCGGTCGGCGGGCGCCATTCGGCCGTGGAGGAGCTGCGATGGCGCGAGGAACAGCACCAGCGCGACCTCGCGCGGCAGGCGGTGCTGGAGGAGCGGGCCCGCATCGCCCGCGAGCTGCACGACGTCGTCGCCCACCACATGTCGGTGATCGCGATGCAGGCGGAGGCCGCCCCCTACAAGATCCCTGAGCTGCCGGACGCGGCACGGCAGACGTTCGAGGTCGTCCGGGACGCGGCCCGCGAGGCCCTCACCGAGACGCGGCGGGTCGTCGGGCTGCTGCGCGCCGACGACGAGGGCGCCGAGCGCGCCCCGCAGCCCGGCCTGGAGCGGCTGGACGACCTGGTCGGCGCGGCCCGGCGCTCCGGGCTGTCGGTCGCGAGCGCCGTCGTCGGGATGCCGCGCCCCCTGCACGCCGGGGTCGACCTGTCGGCGTACCGGATCGTGCAGGAGTCGCTGAGCAACGCCGCCCGGTACGCGCCGGGCTCCCGCGTGCACGTCGAGGTGCGGTACGGCGCCGAGGAGCTGACGGTGTCGGTCACCGACGACGGCGCCCGCAGCACGCCGGAGGAGTCGCACGGCGGCGGCCACGGCCTGGTCGGCATGCGCGAACGGGTCGCGATGCTCGACGGCAGCCTCGAGGCCGGCCCGCGCGAGGGCGCCGGCTGGGCGGTCGTCGCCGCACTGCCCTACGGTGATCCGGACTAG
- a CDS encoding putative leader peptide: MPISGLRYERLHVDLRRQASALCRRPSRRARRGMAAHR, translated from the coding sequence GTGCCGATCTCCGGACTTCGCTACGAGCGCCTCCACGTCGACCTGCGCCGCCAGGCCAGCGCGCTGTGTCGCCGCCCGTCCCGCCGAGCGCGACGAGGAATGGCAGCACACCGCTAG
- a CDS encoding cysteine dioxygenase, which translates to MTVTTTGLTLPAPEGAPFTPRRLAERARGLAADPGEWLLRVRLDPRGRWYERVHQDADHEIWLISWLPGQSTGFHDHGDSAGAFAVALGTLEEQRANAAHRIGTARGVGAGQAHCFGPGYVHDVRNTSEAPAVSVHVYSPPLSAMRRYDVDAGGGLVRLADESAADW; encoded by the coding sequence ATGACCGTCACCACGACCGGCCTCACCCTGCCCGCGCCCGAAGGCGCCCCGTTCACCCCCCGGCGCCTCGCCGAGCGGGCGCGCGGGCTCGCCGCCGACCCGGGGGAGTGGCTGCTCCGGGTCCGGCTCGACCCGCGCGGACGCTGGTACGAGCGCGTCCACCAGGACGCCGACCACGAGATCTGGCTGATCAGCTGGCTGCCCGGCCAGTCCACCGGCTTCCACGACCACGGCGACTCCGCGGGCGCGTTCGCGGTCGCCCTCGGGACCCTGGAGGAGCAGCGCGCCAACGCCGCGCACCGGATCGGGACCGCGCGCGGCGTCGGCGCCGGGCAGGCCCACTGCTTCGGGCCCGGGTACGTCCACGACGTGCGCAACACCTCGGAGGCGCCCGCCGTGAGCGTCCACGTCTACTCGCCGCCGCTCAGCGCGATGCGCCGGTACGACGTGGACGCGGGCGGCGGCCTGGTCCGGCTCGCCGACGAGTCCGCCGCCGACTGGTGA
- a CDS encoding class I SAM-dependent methyltransferase produces MTDLSHPIFARLYPRLDAGCAKVGGDACRAELLAGASGRVVEVGAGYGANFPHYPPEVTEVVAVEPEPRLRAKAAHAASRAPVPITVRPGLAEDLDLDDASFDVAVASLVLCSVRDPVRALAELRRVLKPGGELRYYEHVRGSTPGKVRFQRYADLLWPFFAAGCHLTRPTSEYIAGSGFTVSRERRFEFPEPSRTNPASPHVLGTAVRD; encoded by the coding sequence ATGACCGACCTGAGCCATCCGATCTTCGCCCGCCTCTATCCGCGGCTGGACGCCGGCTGCGCCAAGGTGGGCGGCGACGCGTGCCGCGCGGAACTGCTGGCCGGGGCGTCCGGCCGCGTGGTGGAGGTGGGCGCCGGCTACGGGGCCAACTTCCCGCACTACCCGCCCGAGGTCACCGAGGTCGTCGCCGTCGAACCCGAGCCGCGGCTGCGCGCCAAGGCCGCCCACGCCGCGAGCCGCGCGCCGGTCCCGATCACGGTGCGCCCCGGCCTCGCCGAGGACCTCGACCTCGACGACGCGTCGTTCGACGTGGCGGTGGCCTCGCTCGTGCTCTGCTCGGTCCGCGACCCCGTCCGGGCGCTGGCCGAGCTGCGGCGCGTGCTCAAGCCGGGCGGCGAGCTGCGCTACTACGAGCACGTGCGGGGCAGCACCCCCGGGAAGGTGCGGTTCCAGCGCTACGCCGACCTGCTGTGGCCGTTCTTCGCCGCGGGCTGCCACCTCACCCGCCCGACGAGCGAGTACATCGCCGGCAGCGGCTTCACCGTGAGCCGCGAGCGGCGGTTCGAGTTCCCCGAGCCGAGCCGGACCAACCCGGCCTCGCCGCACGTGCTCGGAACGGCCGTCCGCGACTGA
- a CDS encoding sugar porter family MFS transporter, translating to MTAAGSGPRQADERREDGAPHSAVVAALLAGAAALGGFLFGYDSSVINGTVDALKQEFGLGGFAVGFVVSAALLGCAAGAWFAGPLGDRIGRVRVMLIAAGLFVVSSLGSALAFNAVDLTVWRLVGGLAIGAASVIAPAYIAEIAPAELRGRLGSLQQMAIVLGIFAALVVDYVIARVSDGGATGTFPWGGGAWRWMFASAVVPAVLYGVIATMIPESPRYLVKKHETARARQVLRRVMGGGDVDVKIDEITRSIAADRPVRLGDLRGDRFGLMPIVWAGILLSVFQQFVGINVIFYYSSSLWQAVGFSENDAMLTSVINSVVNVAFTLVAIALVDRIGRRPLLLAGAAGMAVSLGTLTICFATAPVVDGAPDLGGVAGPVALVAANVFVASFAATWGPVVWVMLGEMFNNFIRASALAVAAAAQWLANWVITTTFPGISGFSLGLAYGLYTLFSVLAFLFVLRAVPETKGRELEDMDDLAAPRARA from the coding sequence ATGACGGCAGCGGGCAGCGGACCGAGGCAGGCGGACGAGCGCCGCGAGGACGGGGCGCCGCACTCGGCGGTGGTGGCGGCGCTGCTCGCGGGGGCCGCGGCCCTCGGCGGGTTCCTGTTCGGCTACGACTCATCGGTGATCAACGGGACGGTCGACGCGCTCAAGCAGGAGTTCGGCCTCGGCGGCTTCGCGGTCGGCTTCGTGGTCTCCGCCGCGCTGCTCGGCTGCGCCGCCGGCGCCTGGTTCGCGGGGCCGCTCGGCGACCGGATCGGCCGGGTGCGGGTGATGCTCATCGCCGCGGGGCTGTTCGTGGTCAGCTCGCTCGGCTCCGCGCTCGCCTTCAACGCGGTCGACCTCACCGTCTGGCGGCTGGTCGGCGGCCTCGCCATCGGCGCCGCGTCGGTGATCGCGCCCGCCTACATCGCCGAGATCGCCCCGGCCGAGCTGCGCGGCCGGCTGGGCTCGCTGCAGCAGATGGCGATCGTGCTCGGCATCTTCGCCGCCCTCGTGGTCGACTACGTCATCGCGCGGGTGTCCGACGGCGGCGCGACCGGGACGTTCCCCTGGGGCGGCGGCGCGTGGCGCTGGATGTTCGCCAGCGCCGTCGTCCCGGCCGTGCTGTACGGCGTGATCGCCACCATGATCCCCGAGTCGCCCCGCTACCTGGTCAAGAAGCACGAGACGGCCCGCGCGCGGCAGGTGCTGCGGCGCGTGATGGGCGGCGGCGACGTGGACGTGAAGATCGACGAGATCACCCGGTCCATCGCCGCGGACCGGCCCGTCCGGCTCGGGGACCTGCGCGGCGACCGGTTCGGCCTGATGCCGATCGTGTGGGCCGGGATCCTGCTGTCGGTGTTCCAGCAGTTCGTCGGCATCAACGTGATCTTCTACTACTCCTCCTCGCTGTGGCAGGCCGTCGGGTTCTCCGAGAACGACGCGATGCTCACCTCGGTGATCAACTCGGTCGTCAACGTCGCGTTCACGCTGGTCGCGATCGCGCTCGTCGACCGGATCGGCCGCCGCCCGCTGCTGCTGGCCGGAGCCGCCGGCATGGCGGTCTCCCTCGGCACCCTCACGATCTGCTTCGCGACCGCCCCCGTGGTGGACGGCGCGCCCGACCTCGGCGGCGTCGCCGGTCCCGTGGCGCTCGTCGCGGCCAACGTGTTCGTCGCCTCCTTCGCCGCGACGTGGGGGCCGGTCGTGTGGGTGATGCTCGGCGAGATGTTCAACAACTTCATCCGGGCGTCCGCGCTGGCCGTCGCCGCCGCGGCGCAGTGGCTCGCCAACTGGGTGATCACCACCACGTTCCCCGGCATCTCCGGCTTCTCCCTCGGCCTGGCCTACGGCCTCTACACGCTGTTCTCGGTCCTGGCGTTCCTGTTCGTGCTGCGCGCCGTCCCCGAGACCAAGGGACGCGAACTGGAGGACATGGACGACCTCGCCGCCCCGCGGGCCCGCGCGTGA